One stretch of Candidatus Neomarinimicrobiota bacterium DNA includes these proteins:
- a CDS encoding SHOCT domain-containing protein, producing the protein MHGIGGSMGFGMGFGWIIWLLIIGVAIWAVVRLTNQNSQIQGRGHSTENSQDTPLDILKKRYARGEITKEEYEEMRKDL; encoded by the coding sequence ATGCATGGAATCGGAGGTAGCATGGGATTTGGCATGGGCTTCGGCTGGATTATCTGGCTACTAATTATCGGTGTGGCCATTTGGGCGGTCGTTCGACTGACCAATCAAAACTCACAAATACAAGGTAGAGGTCACTCTACAGAAAATTCACAGGACACGCCGCTGGATATTCTGAAAAAGCGGTACGCCCGCGGGGAAATTACCAAGGAGGAATACGAGGAGATGCGGAAGGATCTGTAG